In Neorhizobium sp. NCHU2750, a single genomic region encodes these proteins:
- a CDS encoding response regulator — MTELEYLNDCPNILLLEDDLLLAMDMEDHLLQTGHKIVGPFGRIADALDAIPRNDLAGAIVDLNLHGELSFPVIEALQKLSVPVIICSGYAELPELKSRLAGLPLLPKPWNVQKLDRLMQETFGVGTNA; from the coding sequence ATGACTGAACTCGAATATCTCAACGACTGTCCCAATATCCTTCTTCTCGAAGATGACCTTCTGCTTGCGATGGATATGGAAGACCATCTCTTGCAGACAGGCCACAAGATCGTCGGCCCCTTCGGCCGCATAGCCGATGCGCTCGATGCAATACCGCGCAACGATCTTGCCGGTGCGATCGTCGACCTCAATCTCCATGGCGAACTGTCATTCCCGGTCATCGAGGCGCTGCAGAAACTCTCCGTGCCGGTGATCATCTGCAGCGGCTATGCCGAACTGCCGGAACTGAAGAGCCGCCTCGCCGGCCTGCCGCTCCTGCCCAAGCCTTGGAACGTCCAGAAGCTCGACCGCCTGATGCAGGAAACCTTCGGCGTCGGCACCAACGCCTGA
- a CDS encoding DnaJ C-terminal domain-containing protein: MRQDPYEILGVKQDASQKDIQSAFRKLAKKYHPDLNPGDRKAEEIFKEISAANEILGDGDKRARFDRGEIDINGVERAPSQNYREYAGAGQHGAPGAEDAFFDEGGFSQFGGFEDIFASFMSRRGGGNASQFGGGPFGGAHFRAAGADAHYTMEVAFLDAINGTTASVSLGPGSSLDVKIPAGTRDGQTLRLRGKGGKGPAKGQDGDAMIEIRVKPHAFFRRDGDDIRVEVPITIREAVLGGKVKVPTPGGYVNMNLKPNTNSGTVLRLKGKGAPKAGGHGDVLVTLKIVLPEKPDAELTRMMESWPEDAAGNPRRTLTL; the protein is encoded by the coding sequence ATGAGACAGGATCCTTATGAAATCTTGGGCGTGAAGCAGGATGCGTCGCAAAAGGACATCCAGAGCGCCTTCCGCAAGCTTGCCAAGAAGTACCACCCCGACCTTAATCCGGGAGATCGCAAGGCCGAGGAGATCTTCAAGGAGATTTCCGCCGCCAACGAGATCCTTGGCGACGGGGACAAGCGCGCCCGCTTCGACCGCGGCGAGATCGACATCAACGGCGTCGAACGCGCCCCCTCCCAGAATTACCGCGAATATGCCGGCGCCGGACAACACGGCGCACCGGGTGCAGAGGATGCCTTCTTCGATGAGGGCGGCTTCTCCCAGTTCGGCGGTTTCGAAGACATATTCGCAAGCTTCATGTCGCGCCGCGGCGGCGGCAACGCCTCGCAATTCGGTGGCGGCCCGTTCGGTGGCGCGCACTTCCGCGCTGCTGGCGCCGACGCCCATTACACGATGGAGGTCGCCTTCCTCGATGCGATCAACGGCACGACGGCCTCGGTCTCGCTCGGCCCCGGCTCGTCGCTCGACGTCAAGATCCCCGCCGGCACCCGCGACGGCCAGACGCTTCGCCTGCGCGGCAAGGGCGGCAAGGGTCCTGCCAAGGGCCAAGACGGCGACGCCATGATCGAGATCAGGGTCAAGCCGCATGCCTTCTTCAGGCGTGACGGCGACGATATCCGTGTCGAAGTGCCGATCACCATCCGCGAGGCTGTGCTGGGCGGCAAGGTCAAGGTGCCGACCCCCGGCGGCTATGTGAACATGAACCTCAAGCCGAATACCAATAGCGGAACCGTGCTGCGCCTGAAGGGCAAGGGTGCCCCGAAAGCCGGCGGTCACGGCGACGTTCTGGTAACGCTGAAGATCGTCCTGCCCGAAAAGCCGGATGCCGAACTGACCCGGATGATGGAAAGCTGGCCGGAAGACGCGGCAGGCAATCCCCGCCGCACGCTCACCCTCTGA
- the pepT gene encoding peptidase T, with the protein MTDTVTSRFLRYVVLDTQSDASSPSQPSTAKQLDLGRLLLQELRDLGVKDAELDEHGYVYATIPANTGKNNVPVICFCAHMDTAPDFSGTNVRPQVIHGYKGGDISLPGDTSRIIREAEHPELKKQIGNDIITSDGTTLLGADDKAGLAEIMTAAEFLLNNPDIKHGAIRILFTPDEEIARGVEKVDLKKLGADFGYTLDGETAGTIEDETFSADAAEIAIKGVAIHPGFAYGKMENAIRIAGDIIAKLPRDMAPETTKGRDGFIHPTSVTGTMEGARISLILRDFTTEGLQAKAALLQSVVDAVMATYPGSSSSVKITEQYRNMKEVLDRHPEIVDNAIEAISRAGMKPVRGSIRGGTDGSRLSFMGLPCPNIFAGGHAFHSPLEWVSSQDMDRAVQTIVELAKLWEERA; encoded by the coding sequence ATGACCGATACCGTGACCAGCCGTTTTCTCCGCTATGTCGTGCTCGATACCCAGTCCGACGCCTCCTCCCCCTCCCAGCCATCGACCGCCAAGCAGCTCGATCTCGGCCGGCTTCTGCTGCAGGAACTGCGTGACCTCGGCGTCAAGGATGCCGAACTGGATGAGCACGGCTATGTCTACGCGACGATCCCGGCCAATACCGGCAAGAACAACGTGCCCGTCATCTGCTTCTGCGCCCATATGGACACCGCTCCGGACTTCTCCGGCACCAATGTCAGGCCGCAGGTGATCCACGGCTACAAGGGCGGTGACATCTCGCTTCCCGGCGACACGAGCCGCATCATCCGCGAGGCCGAGCATCCCGAACTGAAGAAGCAGATCGGCAACGACATCATTACGTCCGACGGCACGACCCTGCTCGGCGCCGACGACAAGGCCGGTCTCGCGGAGATCATGACCGCCGCCGAATTCCTTCTCAACAACCCCGATATCAAGCATGGCGCGATCCGCATCCTCTTCACCCCTGACGAGGAAATCGCCCGCGGCGTCGAAAAGGTCGACCTGAAGAAGCTCGGCGCCGATTTCGGCTATACGCTGGACGGTGAGACGGCCGGGACGATCGAGGACGAGACCTTTTCCGCCGATGCTGCCGAGATCGCCATCAAGGGCGTCGCCATCCATCCGGGCTTTGCCTATGGCAAGATGGAAAACGCCATCCGCATCGCCGGCGACATCATCGCAAAACTGCCGCGCGACATGGCGCCTGAAACGACAAAGGGCCGCGACGGCTTCATCCATCCGACTTCCGTCACCGGCACGATGGAAGGCGCAAGGATCAGTCTCATCCTGCGCGACTTCACCACGGAAGGCCTGCAGGCCAAGGCCGCCCTGCTGCAATCCGTCGTGGATGCGGTCATGGCTACCTATCCCGGCTCGTCGAGCAGCGTGAAGATCACCGAACAGTATCGCAACATGAAGGAAGTTCTCGACCGCCATCCCGAGATCGTCGACAACGCCATCGAGGCGATCAGTCGGGCCGGCATGAAGCCGGTGCGCGGCAGCATCCGCGGCGGCACCGATGGATCACGATTGTCCTTCATGGGTCTGCCCTGCCCCAATATCTTCGCCGGCGGCCATGCCTTCCACTCGCCGCTCGAATGGGTGAGCAGCCAGGACATGGACCGCGCCGTCCAGACCATCGTCGAACTGGCAAAGCTCTGGGAAGAGCGCGCCTGA
- a CDS encoding Crp/Fnr family transcriptional regulator yields the protein MRDQNKLLALLSHEDYTALEPVLQPINLPQGFVLSAPGEPLEYCYFPLSGVISTVVTSPSGKRTEIGLLGREGVSPASIALGAADTPYLVVMQVPGRGVRVPIAIMRNIIEARPEVKSLLSRWAHVALSQAAFTALSNAIHPVDERLARWILMCHDRVDGDAIDLTHEFLAIMLSVRRPSVTVALHVLEGKQLIYSHRGTIIVRDRKALERFAADSYGGAEREYERLFGSVEDITRRSA from the coding sequence ATGCGAGACCAGAACAAACTCTTGGCACTTCTTTCTCATGAGGATTACACGGCGCTGGAACCTGTCCTGCAGCCGATCAATCTTCCCCAAGGCTTCGTGCTCTCGGCGCCGGGCGAACCGCTCGAATACTGCTATTTCCCGCTTTCGGGGGTGATCTCGACTGTCGTGACGTCGCCGTCCGGCAAGCGCACCGAGATCGGCCTTCTCGGCCGCGAGGGCGTGAGCCCGGCCTCGATCGCGCTCGGCGCTGCCGATACGCCCTATCTCGTCGTCATGCAGGTGCCGGGACGCGGCGTGCGCGTGCCGATCGCGATCATGCGCAACATCATCGAGGCGCGTCCGGAGGTCAAAAGCCTGTTGAGCCGATGGGCGCATGTGGCGCTGAGCCAGGCGGCCTTTACCGCGCTGTCGAATGCCATTCATCCCGTCGACGAGCGTCTGGCGCGGTGGATATTGATGTGCCACGACCGGGTGGACGGCGATGCGATCGACCTGACGCACGAGTTCCTGGCGATCATGCTGTCCGTGCGTCGCCCGAGCGTGACGGTGGCATTGCATGTACTGGAGGGAAAGCAGCTGATCTATTCGCATCGCGGCACAATCATCGTGCGCGACCGCAAGGCGCTGGAGCGCTTCGCCGCCGATTCATACGGTGGTGCGGAGCGCGAGTACGAGCGGCTGTTCGGCAGCGTCGAGGATATTACCCGACGCTCGGCCTAG
- a CDS encoding TRAP transporter small permease, which produces MSHAPVSHETSGPEPDNLRTTVNTPGALGLYFSVNAFLSRICLQVAVIGTLLIVAAVLYQIFGRYILNDSPAWTEIFALVVMLYTTCFAAAVGVRDGRHIGMDSLLNLAPPVFHLLADIIVYLGMIIFGLAMAWSGSELAVEMAPYINPGLPISQAWSYVPLAVGGLLIALFAVERIVAAVLHIKVIPSWH; this is translated from the coding sequence ATGTCGCACGCGCCAGTCAGCCATGAGACATCGGGCCCAGAACCCGACAATCTCCGCACCACAGTCAACACGCCGGGCGCTCTCGGCCTCTATTTTTCCGTCAACGCCTTCCTGTCGCGTATTTGCCTGCAGGTGGCGGTTATCGGAACCCTGCTTATCGTGGCCGCCGTCCTGTACCAGATCTTCGGCCGCTACATCCTGAACGACTCGCCGGCCTGGACGGAGATTTTCGCGCTCGTCGTGATGCTCTACACGACGTGTTTTGCAGCCGCCGTCGGCGTTCGCGACGGACGCCATATCGGCATGGATTCGCTGCTCAATCTCGCACCGCCGGTTTTCCACCTTCTGGCCGATATCATCGTCTATCTCGGCATGATCATCTTCGGGCTCGCCATGGCCTGGAGCGGTAGCGAACTTGCCGTCGAGATGGCCCCGTATATCAATCCCGGCCTGCCGATCTCGCAAGCCTGGAGCTACGTACCTCTGGCCGTTGGCGGTCTGTTGATCGCTCTCTTTGCCGTCGAGCGGATTGTCGCCGCCGTGCTGCATATTAAGGTTATTCCGTCATGGCACTAA
- a CDS encoding TRAP transporter large permease, which translates to MALIILCVIFVVGLLLGMPVIFAIGLSSIATVFYEGLPLAVVFQRMASGMATFSFLTIPFFIFTGELMMYGGIADRLIRCSKAMVGHVRGGLGMTNVLACTMFGGVSGSPVADVSAMGSALIPLMKREGIDADYAVNVTTYSSLVGALMPTSHNMIIYSLAAGGVVSMNALIMAGAIPALILTIANVTTAYVVARRRGYARGEFPGWGEVARSLASALPGLFIVFIIVGGILSGVFTAAEAGAVAVFYALLLTVFVYRSLSFDNFMRAVAKATKTTGVVLLLIGISTMFGYLMSIYGVADMVGDMLSDISDKPWVIFILVNIALFIFGIFLDMAAHILVCTPIFLPIVTHYGMDPVQFGIIVLLNSTIGLNTPPVGAAFYLGCAIGEVPVGKVVRSIWPFMVALWTTLMIVTLIPEVSMFVQSVL; encoded by the coding sequence ATGGCACTAATCATACTTTGCGTCATATTCGTGGTGGGCCTGCTGCTCGGCATGCCTGTCATTTTCGCCATCGGTCTCTCCTCGATCGCCACCGTGTTCTATGAAGGGCTGCCGCTCGCAGTCGTCTTCCAGCGCATGGCGTCGGGCATGGCCACGTTTTCATTCCTCACCATTCCCTTCTTCATCTTCACCGGCGAACTGATGATGTACGGCGGCATTGCCGACCGGCTCATCCGCTGCTCCAAGGCAATGGTCGGCCATGTTCGCGGCGGTCTCGGCATGACCAACGTGTTGGCCTGCACCATGTTCGGCGGCGTCTCCGGCTCTCCGGTTGCCGACGTCTCGGCCATGGGCTCGGCCCTCATCCCGCTGATGAAGCGCGAGGGCATCGACGCCGACTACGCCGTCAACGTAACGACCTATTCGTCGCTCGTCGGCGCGCTGATGCCGACCAGCCATAACATGATCATCTATTCGCTCGCCGCAGGTGGCGTGGTCTCGATGAACGCGCTGATCATGGCCGGCGCGATCCCCGCACTGATCCTGACGATTGCCAACGTCACCACCGCCTATGTCGTCGCCCGCCGCCGCGGTTATGCGCGCGGAGAGTTTCCGGGCTGGGGCGAAGTCGCCCGCAGCCTTGCATCGGCACTGCCCGGCCTGTTCATCGTCTTCATCATCGTCGGCGGCATTCTGTCAGGCGTCTTCACCGCGGCTGAAGCCGGCGCCGTCGCCGTTTTCTACGCGCTGCTCTTGACCGTCTTCGTCTATCGCAGCCTGTCTTTCGACAACTTCATGCGTGCGGTCGCCAAGGCAACCAAGACGACCGGCGTGGTGTTGCTGCTGATCGGCATTTCCACGATGTTCGGCTACCTGATGAGCATTTATGGCGTTGCCGACATGGTGGGTGACATGCTGAGCGACATCAGCGACAAGCCCTGGGTGATCTTCATCCTGGTCAACATCGCCCTGTTCATCTTCGGCATCTTCCTCGACATGGCAGCCCACATCCTGGTCTGCACGCCGATCTTCCTGCCGATCGTGACCCATTACGGCATGGACCCGGTACAGTTCGGCATCATCGTGCTGCTGAACTCGACCATCGGCCTCAACACGCCGCCCGTCGGCGCCGCCTTCTACCTCGGCTGCGCCATCGGTGAAGTGCCGGTCGGCAAGGTCGTGCGGTCGATCTGGCCGTTCATGGTCGCGCTGTGGACCACGCTGATGATCGTCACGCTCATCCCCGAAGTATCGATGTTCGTGCAGAGCGTCCTCTAA
- a CDS encoding Crp/Fnr family transcriptional regulator, which yields MGDIRQSAVRNNLLRLMSPDSFAAFSSNLEFVELPRGFELSEPHEEADYAYFPETGIASIVARSPQGQHAEIGIFGRDGMTPAAVVLDAGSDPFSIFMQVQGDGYRIAASVLKRFLDEDPGLKALLGKYVQALSVQGAYTSLSNAVHHIDERLARWILMCHDRTDGDEISLTHEFLSIMLAVRRPSVTTALHMLEGRKLIYSERGMIIVRDRPALEEFARDAYGEAEREYFRLLGPFS from the coding sequence ATGGGTGACATTCGGCAATCGGCGGTCCGCAACAATCTGCTCCGGCTCATGTCGCCTGACAGCTTCGCCGCCTTCTCCAGCAATCTCGAATTCGTCGAGCTTCCTCGCGGTTTCGAACTTTCCGAGCCGCATGAGGAGGCTGATTACGCCTATTTCCCCGAGACCGGCATCGCCTCGATCGTGGCGCGCTCGCCGCAGGGGCAGCATGCGGAGATCGGCATTTTCGGTCGCGACGGAATGACGCCGGCCGCCGTGGTTCTGGATGCTGGCAGCGATCCATTCTCGATCTTCATGCAGGTGCAGGGGGATGGCTACCGGATCGCGGCAAGCGTGTTGAAACGCTTTCTCGACGAGGATCCGGGGCTGAAGGCGCTGCTTGGAAAATATGTGCAGGCGCTTTCGGTGCAGGGCGCCTATACGTCGCTGTCCAATGCCGTCCACCATATCGATGAGCGGCTGGCACGGTGGATCCTGATGTGCCACGACCGTACCGATGGCGACGAGATCAGCCTGACACACGAGTTCCTGTCGATCATGCTGGCGGTCCGCCGCCCGAGTGTGACGACCGCATTGCATATGCTCGAAGGGCGCAAGCTGATCTATTCCGAACGCGGCATGATCATCGTGCGCGACCGGCCGGCGCTGGAGGAATTCGCCCGCGATGCCTATGGCGAGGCGGAACGGGAATATTTTCGGCTGCTTGGGCCGTTCAGCTGA
- a CDS encoding TRAP transporter substrate-binding protein: MFHKSLLGTTLAGLLAIGAFSTAEARVLRSADVQPPDYPTVTAVKYMSEELAKATDNKYTIKVYPNSELGSEKDTIEQVKLGALDFIRVNAGTLNTICPAMNVPVLPFMFHDQAQMRSVLDGPIGDQILSDCDAHGLIGLAFYDSGSRSFYTTKPVHSMADLKGMKIRVQQSDVWVAMMKALGANATPMATGEVFTGLKTGLIDGAENNWSSFYNFHHYEIAKYYELSEHSMAPDVLLMSKRTYDGMSPDEQKLVRQLAKKSVPFMREQWDAMEAKSKQKVLEAGVQVITLDKAPFEEAMKPIYDQFVTDPKLKDLIAQIKASK, from the coding sequence ATGTTCCACAAAAGTCTTTTGGGTACCACGCTCGCCGGCCTTCTGGCCATCGGTGCATTTTCCACGGCGGAAGCCCGCGTCCTGCGTTCCGCAGACGTTCAGCCGCCGGATTACCCGACGGTCACCGCCGTCAAGTACATGAGCGAAGAACTCGCCAAGGCAACCGACAACAAATATACCATCAAGGTCTATCCGAACTCGGAACTCGGCAGCGAGAAAGACACGATCGAGCAGGTCAAGCTCGGCGCGCTCGACTTCATCCGCGTCAACGCCGGAACACTGAACACGATTTGCCCGGCCATGAACGTGCCGGTCCTGCCGTTCATGTTCCACGATCAGGCGCAGATGCGCTCCGTCCTCGACGGACCGATCGGTGACCAGATCCTCAGCGATTGCGATGCACACGGCCTGATCGGCCTCGCCTTCTACGATTCGGGTTCGCGCTCCTTCTACACCACCAAGCCGGTCCATAGCATGGCCGACTTGAAGGGCATGAAGATCCGCGTCCAGCAGTCCGACGTCTGGGTTGCCATGATGAAGGCACTCGGCGCCAACGCCACCCCGATGGCAACCGGCGAAGTCTTCACCGGCCTCAAGACCGGCCTGATCGACGGCGCTGAAAACAACTGGTCCAGCTTCTACAACTTCCATCACTACGAAATCGCCAAGTATTACGAGCTCAGCGAGCATTCGATGGCACCCGACGTGCTGCTGATGTCGAAGAGGACCTATGACGGCATGAGCCCGGACGAGCAGAAGCTGGTCCGCCAGCTGGCCAAGAAGTCGGTGCCCTTCATGCGCGAGCAGTGGGATGCGATGGAAGCCAAGTCCAAGCAGAAGGTCCTCGAAGCCGGCGTCCAGGTCATCACGCTCGACAAGGCTCCCTTCGAGGAAGCCATGAAGCCGATCTATGACCAGTTCGTCACCGATCCCAAGCTGAAGGACCTGATCGCTCAGATCAAGGCCTCGAAGTAA
- a CDS encoding response regulator, with product MPDKLILLLEDQPLISLDIEEALVEKGMRNLVTLRSRKEALDWLSQSSPDFVLLDLYLDDGDSQPVLERLQQAGIPFMIYTGSERPSEWDASLFEGSEWMSKPGDPDALADRIKTRLAPSSRPSVG from the coding sequence TTGCCAGATAAGCTCATACTGCTCCTCGAAGACCAGCCGCTGATCTCCCTCGATATCGAGGAAGCGCTCGTGGAAAAGGGCATGCGCAATCTCGTCACGCTGCGCAGCCGCAAGGAAGCGCTCGACTGGCTTTCGCAATCCTCGCCGGATTTCGTGCTTCTCGATCTCTATCTGGATGATGGCGATAGCCAGCCGGTCCTCGAGCGTTTGCAGCAGGCCGGCATTCCCTTCATGATCTATACCGGAAGCGAAAGACCATCCGAATGGGATGCCAGCCTGTTTGAGGGCAGCGAATGGATGAGCAAGCCCGGAGATCCGGATGCGCTCGCAGACCGGATCAAGACCAGGCTTGCACCATCATCTAGGCCGAGCGTCGGGTAA
- a CDS encoding sigma-70 family RNA polymerase sigma factor, whose amino-acid sequence MGMQRRDAAPLGDGTRAEVERNIAAQIPALTRFARRLVGPRGDVEDLVQDTLLKALSASGQFRPGTALKSWLFTIMRNTFCTAYRVRQREQVGLPDALVAVLGVPPSQDWAIRRIEMEEALDRMPGGVRQALLLISFGSSYDETARICRCEVGTVKSRVNRARKSLVDELGSLTVH is encoded by the coding sequence ATGGGTATGCAGCGACGTGATGCAGCACCGCTCGGCGATGGCACACGAGCCGAGGTCGAGCGGAATATTGCTGCACAGATACCGGCATTGACGCGCTTTGCCCGACGTCTTGTCGGGCCGCGCGGCGATGTCGAGGATCTGGTTCAGGACACGCTGTTGAAGGCGCTTTCGGCCTCCGGGCAGTTCCGTCCAGGCACGGCACTCAAGTCATGGCTTTTCACCATCATGCGCAACACGTTCTGCACCGCCTACAGGGTGCGGCAGCGCGAACAGGTGGGCCTGCCGGATGCGCTTGTCGCGGTACTCGGAGTGCCTCCGTCGCAGGACTGGGCGATCCGCAGGATCGAGATGGAGGAGGCGCTCGATAGGATGCCCGGCGGGGTGCGTCAGGCGCTGCTCCTGATTTCATTCGGTAGCAGCTATGACGAGACGGCGCGGATCTGCCGCTGCGAGGTCGGCACGGTGAAAAGCCGCGTCAACCGGGCGCGCAAAAGCCTGGTCGACGAGCTGGGAAGCCTCACCGTGCATTGA